A stretch of the Longimicrobium sp. genome encodes the following:
- a CDS encoding amidohydrolase family protein — translation MAIQMQVQNPSIPTITLPPDLDRVLKEREQFSRTEAPQASFERLYAGTAQILDFTDAPYLRWVRGARNVERVSRSLTQGARYVPNQYHTDGTIGFVAGVMRGAGSEEDEAYFVLGLKRESGVWKIMSEQVTPQPPLPFAKPLTADRIIEVLDDAGIQRAVVLSAAFWLGGGRIQGSLEEEHSRVRAENDWVVAQVGRFPNRLVAFCGVNPLRDYAIAELRRCATLPGVRGMKLHFGNSRVDLLNPVHLESLRAFFREANARRMALVVHLWVRGGYGRAHSEVFLNQLLPLAPDVTIQIAHLAGSGGFDSDSALQVFADAITTGDPRMQNVYFDVATDVNTEQPAEVIALIARRLRQIGLRRILFGADTPILDRPPTLQAWATFRRRLPLTNQELEIIAANVAPYLR, via the coding sequence GTGGCCATCCAGATGCAGGTGCAGAATCCGTCGATCCCGACGATTACCCTGCCCCCTGACTTAGATCGCGTGCTGAAGGAACGGGAGCAGTTCTCGCGTACGGAGGCGCCCCAGGCCTCCTTTGAGAGGCTTTACGCGGGGACCGCCCAGATCCTCGACTTCACCGACGCACCCTACCTCCGATGGGTGCGCGGCGCCAGAAATGTCGAGCGCGTGTCCAGATCACTCACGCAGGGGGCACGGTATGTTCCCAACCAATACCACACAGACGGAACGATAGGTTTCGTGGCCGGCGTTATGCGGGGCGCCGGGTCCGAAGAGGATGAAGCATATTTTGTTCTGGGACTCAAACGGGAGTCGGGCGTCTGGAAGATCATGAGTGAGCAGGTGACGCCTCAGCCTCCCCTGCCATTCGCGAAGCCGTTGACGGCCGACAGGATAATAGAGGTGCTTGACGATGCAGGAATACAGCGCGCGGTGGTACTGTCTGCTGCGTTCTGGCTCGGCGGAGGGCGGATTCAAGGGAGCCTGGAGGAGGAGCACTCCAGAGTCCGGGCGGAGAACGACTGGGTGGTCGCGCAGGTGGGACGTTTCCCCAACCGACTGGTTGCCTTCTGCGGTGTCAACCCACTGCGAGATTATGCGATAGCCGAGCTAAGGCGTTGCGCGACGCTGCCGGGAGTTCGGGGAATGAAGCTTCACTTCGGTAACTCGCGCGTAGACCTCTTGAACCCTGTCCATCTCGAGAGCTTGCGTGCGTTCTTCCGCGAGGCGAATGCGCGCAGGATGGCGTTAGTGGTTCATCTCTGGGTTCGCGGGGGGTACGGCCGCGCCCATTCCGAAGTATTTCTGAACCAGCTATTGCCCCTGGCGCCTGACGTGACGATCCAGATTGCGCATCTGGCGGGTTCGGGGGGGTTCGACAGCGACTCCGCCCTCCAGGTGTTCGCCGACGCGATCACCACGGGTGACCCCAGGATGCAAAACGTCTACTTCGATGTCGCGACTGACGTGAATACCGAGCAGCCCGCCGAAGTGATCGCGCTGATCGCGCGGAGACTGCGTCAGATCGGGCTGCGTCGCATCCTGTTCGGTGCGGACACACCGATCCTCGATCGGCCGCCAACGCTTCAGGCATGGGCCACGTTCCGGCGCAGGTTGCCTCTGACCAACCAGGAATTAGAAATCATTGCGGCGAATGTCGCGCCGTACCTTCGCTGA